In Gemmatimonadota bacterium, the sequence GCCTCGGCCCGCTCCATGGCGGCGTCGGGGTGCATCCCGGGGAAGAGCGCCACGAACTCCTCGCCGCCGTAGCGTACCACCACGTCGCTGACCCGGCTGTCACGCTGCAGCGCCCCGGCCACCACCTGGAGCGCCACGTCGCCGGCGGCGTGCCCGTGGGTGTCGTTGAAGTGCTTGAAGTGGTCCACGTCGAGCATCAGCAGCGCCACCGGCTCGCCGTAGCGGCGGGCCCGGGACAGTTCCGCGGTGACCCGCTCGTCGAAGTAGCTCCGGTTGGGGAGCCCGGTGAGCCGGTCGATGCGCGACTGGCCCCGCAGCCGCTGGCTCCGGAGCACGATGGCCACCGCGAGCAGCGTGGCCACGCCGAGCAGCACCAGGCGCGACACCTGGGTGGCCCAGTCGAAGGCGCCGTAGCCGTACTGGTCGAGGGCGGGGTCGGCGAGGTCGAAGCGGTAGTGGGCGGTGAGCACCAGCGCGAGGTACTGCGTCATGGCCAGCCCGCCCGCGGCCAGGCAGATGCGGGTGTCGTAGCGGAGCGCGGTGGCGCCGACGGCCACGAAGTACACCTCGAAGAGCAGCCGGCTGTTCACCGTGGTGAGCGGCTGCCCCACCGTCAGGAACGCCGCCAGCGCCATGCTGACGCAGCTCACGTCGAGCAGGCTGGTGGCCAGGCCGAGCCAGGGGCGGTAGAAGTCGCCGCGGAGCAGCAGCTGGGCGCCGACCGCGAGCCCGAATCCCACCAGCCCCGCCGCGAGTCCCACCAGCCCCGCCATGCGGTTGGCGGGATCGAGCGCCAGGTTGATGATCGGGATGGGGAGCAGCAGCAGGATGAGGACCGTGCGCACCCGGGCCACCAGCAGCTCCCCCTCCGCCCCGGCGTCCATCTGCAGCGGGTCGGGGGGCTGTACCACCCGCCGCCACAGCGGCAGCTCCGGCTCCACCGGCACCACTTCGGGGATGCTGATGGCGCGGGACCGGCGTCGGGAGTGGAGGTAGCCCTGGGTCACGTCACATCAACCGGTACTTGGGGCCGGACCCGCCCTCGCGCGGGGTCCAGCGCGGACCCAGGACGTCGGTGGCCTTGCAGTCCACACAGTTGGGGGCGTTGACCCGGAGTTCGTCGCCCACCCGCTCATAGACGCCGGCGGGGCAGAGATGGGCGTAGAACTCCGCCACCTCGGGCGAGATGTCCGGCCCCACCAGCAGGTGCGAGGGGACGGTGTCGCGGGTGGCATTGCCGGCCTTGAAGACAGCGTCGAGCTTGCTGAAGGTGAGGATGCCATCGGGCGACGGCTCGACGGCCCGGCGGCTCGGCGGCTCGAGCTCACGGGGACGCTCGGCGTCCTCGTGCATGGCGATGCGGCCACCGGGGAAGGCCCCGCCGGTGAGCGTCATGAGCCCCGCCTTGATCCCGCCGCGGACCAGGCCATCCTTGAACGCCAGCCGCATGTTCCGGGTGCGGTGCATGTCGCCCACGATGTAGCTCTCGTTCACCATCCGGTCGTACCCGGCGAGCTGCGCGGCGGAGGTGTCGCCCGCCTTGAGCGCCTGGAACGCCGCGCGCGCCGCGTAGATCCCCGACTGGATGGCGTAGTGCACCCCCTTGAGCGAGGGGACGTCCACGAAGCCCACCGTGTCGCCGGCCATGAGGAGGCCGTCGCCGGAGCGGCGCGAGGGGAGCGCGTA encodes:
- a CDS encoding diguanylate cyclase → MTQGYLHSRRRSRAISIPEVVPVEPELPLWRRVVQPPDPLQMDAGAEGELLVARVRTVLILLLLPIPIINLALDPANRMAGLVGLAAGLVGFGLAVGAQLLLRGDFYRPWLGLATSLLDVSCVSMALAAFLTVGQPLTTVNSRLLFEVYFVAVGATALRYDTRICLAAGGLAMTQYLALVLTAHYRFDLADPALDQYGYGAFDWATQVSRLVLLGVATLLAVAIVLRSQRLRGQSRIDRLTGLPNRSYFDERVTAELSRARRYGEPVALLMLDVDHFKHFNDTHGHAAGDVALQVVAGALQRDSRVSDVVVRYGGEEFVALFPGMHPDAAMERAEAIRKMVDSLAIALPRRSGLGHVTISIGVAAYGYDGTRAEDLLDRADARLFEAKEAGRNRVIGPPPAAALFVLTGRPSGEQESAS